Proteins encoded in a region of the Natator depressus isolate rNatDep1 chromosome 23, rNatDep2.hap1, whole genome shotgun sequence genome:
- the LOC141976259 gene encoding uncharacterized protein LOC141976259 isoform X2 — protein MERERLEREAGKLFYRLDQIITRNRQDPGRLMKEATLEKQNFTHRLRAASAAVRQQVCSASCGRPEPFDLSECNSCQRFQARCRDQRVCAGAAVILAVGLSLVGLVLGAAVGRRARLAGGTEAEKGLAAGRTEPPAEQGNGALAEQGDGAPADLGNGAPAEQGDGAPTDLGNVTRMEPGDGAPADLGNGTPVKSGDGVPMDLGNGTPMEQGDGTH, from the exons ATGG AGCGGGAGCGCCTGGAGCGAGAAGCCGGGAAGCTCTTCTATCGCCTGGACCAGATCATCACCCGTAACCGGCAGG aTCCAGGGCGCCTGATGAAGGAGGCAACGCTTGAAAAGCAGAACTTCACCCACCGCCTGAGAGCAGCGTCGGCAGCCGTCCGGCAGCAAG TGTGCAGCGCGTCCTGTG GCAGGCCTGAGCCCTTCGATTTGTCTGAGTGCAACAGCTGTCAACGCTTCCAAGCTCGGTGCAGGGACCAGAGGGTCTGCGCAG gtgctgctgtgatcCTGGCCGTGGGGCTGAGCCTGGTGGGACTGGTGCTGGGAGCCGcagtggg GAGGCGAGCAAGGCTGGCGGGCGGCACAGAGGCCGAGAAGGGGCTGGCGGCAGGCAGGACAGAGCCCCCCGCGGAGCAGGGGAATGGGGCCCTTGCAGAACAAGGGGACGGGGCCCCTGCAGACTTGGGGAATGGGGCCCCCGCGGAGCAAGGGGACGGGGCCCCCACAGACTTGGGGAATGTGACCCGCATGGAGCCAGGAGATGGAGCCCCTGCAGACTTGGGGAATGGGACCCCCGTGAAGTCAGGGGACGGGGTCCCCATGGACTTGGGGAATGGCACCCCCATGGAGCAGGGGGACGGGACTCATTAA
- the LOC141976259 gene encoding uncharacterized protein LOC141976259 isoform X3, with the protein MERERLEREAGKLFYRLDQIITRNRQDPGRLMKEATLEKQNFTHRLRAASAAVRQQVCSASCGRPEPFDLSECNSCQRFQARCRDQRVCAGAAVILAVGLSLVGLVLGAAVGEEHGRPQHCPRASGPALPARGEHPLLISLQHRGPGEPLCTSSKEFVTPWGWGRAVGPKEQMARPVW; encoded by the exons ATGG AGCGGGAGCGCCTGGAGCGAGAAGCCGGGAAGCTCTTCTATCGCCTGGACCAGATCATCACCCGTAACCGGCAGG aTCCAGGGCGCCTGATGAAGGAGGCAACGCTTGAAAAGCAGAACTTCACCCACCGCCTGAGAGCAGCGTCGGCAGCCGTCCGGCAGCAAG TGTGCAGCGCGTCCTGTG GCAGGCCTGAGCCCTTCGATTTGTCTGAGTGCAACAGCTGTCAACGCTTCCAAGCTCGGTGCAGGGACCAGAGGGTCTGCGCAG gtgctgctgtgatcCTGGCCGTGGGGCTGAGCCTGGTGGGACTGGTGCTGGGAGCCGcagtggg AGAGGAGCACGGacgcccccagcactgccccagggCATCGGGTCCAGCCCTGCcggccaggggagagcaccccctttTGATCTCCCTGCAGCACCGAGGCCCTGGCGAGCCTCTCTGCACCAGCTCCAAGGAGTTTGTGACAccgtggggctggggtagggccGTGGGGCCCAAGGAGCAGATGGCCCGGCCTGTCTGGTAA
- the LOC141976259 gene encoding uncharacterized protein LOC141976259 isoform X1: MERERLEREAGKLFYRLDQIITRNRQDPGRLMKEATLEKQNFTHRLRAASAAVRQQVCSASCGRPEPFDLSECNSCQRFQARCRDQRVCAGAAVILAVGLSLVGLVLGAAVGAFLCYRRRARLAGGTEAEKGLAAGRTEPPAEQGNGALAEQGDGAPADLGNGAPAEQGDGAPTDLGNVTRMEPGDGAPADLGNGTPVKSGDGVPMDLGNGTPMEQGDGTH, translated from the exons ATGG AGCGGGAGCGCCTGGAGCGAGAAGCCGGGAAGCTCTTCTATCGCCTGGACCAGATCATCACCCGTAACCGGCAGG aTCCAGGGCGCCTGATGAAGGAGGCAACGCTTGAAAAGCAGAACTTCACCCACCGCCTGAGAGCAGCGTCGGCAGCCGTCCGGCAGCAAG TGTGCAGCGCGTCCTGTG GCAGGCCTGAGCCCTTCGATTTGTCTGAGTGCAACAGCTGTCAACGCTTCCAAGCTCGGTGCAGGGACCAGAGGGTCTGCGCAG gtgctgctgtgatcCTGGCCGTGGGGCTGAGCCTGGTGGGACTGGTGCTGGGAGCCGcagtggg GGCCTTCCTTTGTTACAGGAGGCGAGCAAGGCTGGCGGGCGGCACAGAGGCCGAGAAGGGGCTGGCGGCAGGCAGGACAGAGCCCCCCGCGGAGCAGGGGAATGGGGCCCTTGCAGAACAAGGGGACGGGGCCCCTGCAGACTTGGGGAATGGGGCCCCCGCGGAGCAAGGGGACGGGGCCCCCACAGACTTGGGGAATGTGACCCGCATGGAGCCAGGAGATGGAGCCCCTGCAGACTTGGGGAATGGGACCCCCGTGAAGTCAGGGGACGGGGTCCCCATGGACTTGGGGAATGGCACCCCCATGGAGCAGGGGGACGGGACTCATTAA
- the EPN1 gene encoding epsin-1, which yields MSTSSLRRQMKNIVHNYSEAEIKVREATSNDPWGPSSSLMSEIADLTYNVVAFSEIMSMIWKRLNDHGKNWRHVYKAMTLMEYLIKTGSERVAQQCKENIYAIQTLKDFQYVDRDGKDQGVNVREKAKQLVALLRDDERLKEERAHALKTKEKLAQTSTASSASAASAPAEAEQAWPQSSGEEELQLQLALAMSKEEAEQVRSKPPVAVAEEDLQLQLALSLSKEEHDKEERIRRGDDLRLQMAIEESKKEAVPAKGEESSLMDLADVFTTPAPPVAGDPWGPPAPTDPWGASVPAPTGPPAPDPWGGTPGGVASTGDPWGASASITAPGDPWGGPPAVASSDPWNPEGTGPSPLPAGGVAVSGAPPASDPWSSGPASAPQGKPAADPWAPAQTFPDHWGGSPSKASINGTAAGGAFEPDEFSDFDSLRPALPKSGSSTGELDLLAGEVPVSCSAGARSPSTFDMAAVGGSLAEASKPTRKTPESFLGPNAALVDLDSLLSKPHAPPSTKTSNPFLATGTAPAPVVSAPGAAAGASATNPFQPAQPASLTLNQLRVSPVMGLGPPAAPFAPPMVSVTPLGPVVPLASVSPMVGVQPPGLSPMAMPPMMPPQPIVPTSASAQSMGNTNPFLL from the exons ATGTCAACCTCATCGCTGCGGCGCCAGATGAAAAACATCGTCCACAACTACTCGGAGGCGGAGATCAAGGTGCGGGAGGCCACGTCCAATGATCCCTGGGGCCCGTCCAGCTCGCTCATGTCGGAGATCGCCGACCTCACCTACAATGTGGTGGCCTTCTCTGAGATCATGAGCATGATCTGGAAACGACTCAACGACCACGGCAAGAACTGGCGCCACGTCTACAAG gccatGACGCTGATGGAGTACCTCATCAAGACGGGCTCGGAGCGCGTGGCCCAGCAGTGCAAGGAGAACATCTACGCCATCCAGACGCTGAAGGATTTCCAGTACGTTGACCGCGACGGCAAGGACCAGGGTGTCAACGTGCGGGAGAAGGCCAAACAGCTGGTGGCCCTGCTCCGGGACGATGAGCGGCTCAAGGAGGAGCGGGCCCACGCCCTCAAGACCAAGGAGAAGCTGGCGCAGACCTCCACGG cctcctcagcCTCCGCGGCTAGTGCCCCGGCAGAGGCAGAGCAGGCCTGGCCGCAGAGCAGCGGCGAggaggagctgcagctgcagctggcGCTGGCCATGAGCAAGGAAGAAGCGGAGCAGGTAAGGAGCAAG ccccccgtCGCCGTCGCCGAAGAGGACCTGCAGCTCCAGCTCGCTCTTAGCTTGAGCAAAGAGGAGCACGACAAG GAGGAGCGGATCCGGCGCGGGGATGACCTGCGCCTCCAGATGGCCATCGAGGAGAGCAAGAAGGAGGCGGTGCCAGCCAAGGGCGAGGAG TCGTCGCTGATGGACCTGGCTGATGTCTTCACCACGCCAGCCCCCCCTGTCGCCGGGGACCcctggggtccccctgcccccactgacCCCTGGGGTGCCTCTGTGCCTGCTCCCACGGGGCCGCCTGCCCCTGACCCCTGGGGAGGGACCCCTGGAGGCGTGGCTTCCACTGGCGACCCATGGGGGGCATCTGCCTCCATCACGGCCCCGGGAGACCCCTGGGGGGGCCCCCCGGCTGTCGCCAGCTCCGACCCCTGGAACCCGGAGGGGACGggcccctccccgctccctg CTGGGGGCGTTGCAGTGAGTGGAGCGCCCCCTGCCAGTGACCCGTGGTCGTCGGGCCCAGCTTCAGCCCCCCAGGGGAAACCCGCGGCCGACCCCTGGGCCCCCGCGCAGACCTTCCCTGACCACTGGGGAGGGTCGCCCTCGAAAGCCAGCATCAATGGCACCGCAG ctggtGGTGCCTTCGAGCCGGACGAGTTCTCGGACTTCGACAGCCTACGCCCGGCGCTGCCCAAGTCAGGGAGCAGCACAG gggagctggacctgctggccgggGAGGTGCCAGTGTCATGCTCGGCCGGCGCCCGGAGCCCCAGCACCTTCGACATGGCGGCTGTCGGGGGCTCGCTGGCCGAGGCCTCCAAACCCACCCGTAAGACCCCCGAGTCCTTCCTGGGTCCCAACGCTGCCCTGGTGGACCTGGACTCGCTGCTCAGCAAACCCCATGCGCCCCCCAGCACCAAGACCTCCAACCCcttcctggccacag GGACAGCGCCTGCGCCCGTGGTGTCGGCACCGGGAGCAGCCGCCGGCGCCTCGGCCACCAACCCATTCCAGCCGGCGCAGCCTGCCTCACTGACCCTCAACCAGCTCCGCGTCAGCCCCGTCATGGGGCTGggcccccccgctgccccctttgctccccccATGGTCTCAGTCACCCCCCTGGGTCCAGTCGTGCCCCTGGCCTCTGTCTCCCCCATGGTCGGGGTCCAGCCCCCCGGCCTGTCCCCCATGGCCATGCCCCCCATGATGCCCCCCCAGCCCATCGTACCCACCAGCGCCTCTGCCCAGTCCATGGGCAACACAAACCCCTTCCTGCTATAA